One genomic window of Capsicum annuum cultivar UCD-10X-F1 unplaced genomic scaffold, UCD10Xv1.1 ctg3430, whole genome shotgun sequence includes the following:
- the LOC124891345 gene encoding uncharacterized protein LOC124891345, translated as MIKLVIRGFTLHVRSIYALKVGLGEEVKAGFWEALDEVVRGMPSLERIVITGDFNGHIGVVPEGYDDVHGGFGFDDRNEEGATLLYFARAFGLVVVNSSFLKKEDHLITFQSVITKTQIDFMLLRRGDRVLCKNCKVIPSEHLLNQHRLLVMDLFMKRRKKRRVNEGRPRIRWGGLMSDSALKIVEKVAILGVWDCRGDVDAM; from the coding sequence ATGATCAAGTTGGTCATTAGGGGGTTTACGCTGCATGTGCGTAGTATTTATGCTCTGAAGGTGGGCTTGGGAGAGGAGGTGAAAGCGGggttttgggaggctttagaCGAGGTAGTGAGAGGCATGCCTAGTTTGGAGAGAATTGTCATAAcgggggacttcaatgggcacattggggttGTACCGGAAGGTTATgacgatgtgcatggaggttttggttttgatGATAGGAATGAGGAGGGAGCAACTTTGTTATATTTTGCGAGGGCTTTTGGGTTGGTGGtggtgaattcgagctttttgaagaaggaggatcacctgattacctttcAAAGTGTGATaaccaagactcagattgactttatGCTGCTAAGAAGGGGGGATAGGGTTTTATGTAAGAACTGTAAAGTCATTCCGAGTGAGCATCTTTTAAATCAGCATAGACTCCTGGTGATGGACTTGTTTATGAAAAGGAGAAAGAAGAGAAGGGTCAATGAGGGTCGGCCTAGAATTAGGTGGGGTGGCTTGATGTCAGATAGTGCGCTGAAGATAGTAGAGAAAGTGGCGATTTTAGGGGTATGGGATTGTAGGGGAGACGTGGATGCCATGTAG